A region from the Deltaproteobacteria bacterium genome encodes:
- a CDS encoding lipid-transfer protein, which yields MARAKITLKNKACIVGIGSTEFTRNAGRSEIHLAVDAAMGACADAGIQSEQIDGCVRFGTAGATAIEFATESDVARCLGIPNLRYFVEAPWGGGACCATIMHAAAAVTLGLANYVLCFRAIRAASGMMRYGRPANIPIDSHWSMTMPYGFQSPTSWVAMFTRRWMHETGATREQLGAVAIVSRENALKNPRAMFYGRPLSMQEYLGSPMLCDPFTLHDTCLENDGCVALIVTTADRAKDLKQKPAYIAGVGTATGWDSYCMTSFYRPEIGIPEMEEAGKDMFRMADMKPSDIQVAQLYDAFTSLVPMQMEALGFVKKGEGGPFCEGGDRIRPTGQLPINTAGGMLSESYIHGMNGIAEGVRQIRGTSTTQIKGAQRVLVTGGLGVPTSALILTKGK from the coding sequence ATGGCCCGAGCAAAGATCACTCTGAAGAACAAGGCCTGCATCGTCGGCATCGGCTCGACCGAGTTCACCCGCAACGCCGGCCGCAGCGAGATCCACCTCGCGGTTGACGCGGCCATGGGCGCGTGCGCCGATGCGGGAATCCAAAGCGAGCAGATCGACGGCTGCGTCCGCTTCGGCACCGCCGGCGCGACCGCGATCGAATTTGCCACCGAGTCCGACGTCGCCCGCTGCCTGGGAATTCCCAACCTGCGCTACTTCGTCGAAGCCCCCTGGGGCGGCGGCGCCTGCTGCGCCACCATCATGCATGCCGCCGCCGCGGTCACGCTGGGGCTGGCGAACTACGTGCTCTGCTTCCGCGCCATCCGCGCCGCCAGCGGCATGATGCGCTACGGCCGGCCGGCCAACATTCCCATCGACTCGCACTGGAGCATGACCATGCCCTACGGCTTCCAGAGCCCGACCTCGTGGGTGGCCATGTTCACCCGGCGCTGGATGCACGAAACCGGCGCCACCCGCGAGCAGCTCGGCGCCGTGGCCATCGTCAGCAGGGAGAACGCGCTCAAGAACCCGCGAGCGATGTTCTACGGGCGCCCGCTGAGCATGCAGGAGTATCTTGGATCACCCATGCTGTGCGATCCATTCACGCTTCATGACACGTGCCTGGAAAACGACGGCTGCGTGGCGCTGATCGTCACCACCGCGGACCGGGCGAAGGACCTCAAGCAGAAGCCGGCCTACATCGCCGGCGTCGGCACGGCGACGGGGTGGGACTCGTACTGCATGACCAGCTTCTATCGGCCGGAGATCGGCATTCCGGAAATGGAAGAGGCCGGCAAAGACATGTTCCGCATGGCCGACATGAAGCCGAGCGATATCCAGGTAGCGCAGCTCTACGACGCCTTTACCTCGCTGGTACCGATGCAAATGGAGGCGCTCGGTTTCGTGAAGAAGGGCGAGGGCGGGCCGTTCTGCGAAGGCGGTGACCGCATTCGCCCCACCGGACAGCTACCGATCAACACCGCCGGTGGCATGCTCTCCGAGTCGTACATCCACGGCATGAACGGCATAGCCGAGGGCGTGCGGCAGATTCGCGGCACGTCCACGACGCAGATCAAGGGCGCCCAGCGC
- a CDS encoding MaoC family dehydratase N-terminal domain-containing protein: MSSANTGDIRPFSSPAEVAFDYSRIERFVGASSEWHEGHDQVSESDIRHWCEVMQDANPLYTDEAYAKQSKYGGIIAPPQMVQTWSLDPMPEALNRFVRNDPPFKEDPHNQLFGIIDAMGYHGVVATAQTQEYLRPVRPGDTIRSRITVGNVSRYDHYTRMGVGRYVDLIYTFINQRDEEVCVASFRVLKYRPPLDTRRLYQG, from the coding sequence AGGCGACATTCGGCCGTTCTCGTCGCCCGCGGAGGTGGCGTTCGACTACTCGCGCATCGAACGCTTCGTCGGCGCCAGCTCCGAGTGGCACGAGGGCCACGACCAGGTCAGCGAGTCGGACATCCGCCACTGGTGCGAGGTGATGCAGGACGCCAACCCGCTGTATACCGACGAGGCTTACGCCAAGCAGAGCAAGTACGGCGGCATCATCGCGCCGCCGCAGATGGTGCAGACGTGGTCGCTCGACCCGATGCCGGAAGCGCTCAATCGCTTCGTGCGCAACGACCCGCCGTTCAAAGAAGACCCGCACAACCAGCTCTTCGGCATCATCGACGCGATGGGCTACCACGGCGTTGTCGCCACCGCGCAAACGCAGGAATACCTGCGGCCCGTGCGCCCGGGCGACACCATCCGCTCCCGCATCACCGTCGGCAACGTCTCGCGCTACGACCACTACACCCGCATGGGCGTGGGACGCTACGTTGATCTGATCTACACCTTCATCAATCAACGAGATGAGGAAGTCTGCGTGGCGAGCTTCCGGGTGCTGAAGTATCGGCCGCCGTTGGATACCAGACGGCTCTACCAGGGCTAA